One region of Ornithinibacter aureus genomic DNA includes:
- the rsfS gene encoding ribosome silencing factor, translated as MTATDRALELARAAASAAADKLATTITGIDVSEQLALTDVFVIVSAESERQVGSIVDEVEDTLREMGSKPVRREGQREGRWVLIDFSDIVVHVQHDEERSFYELERLWKDCPSIDLGVVGTEQGGR; from the coding sequence ATGACCGCCACCGACCGCGCGCTCGAGCTGGCCAGGGCGGCCGCCTCCGCCGCCGCCGACAAGCTCGCCACGACCATCACCGGCATCGACGTCTCGGAGCAGCTCGCGCTGACCGACGTCTTCGTCATCGTCTCCGCGGAGTCCGAGCGCCAGGTCGGCTCGATCGTCGACGAGGTGGAGGACACCCTGCGCGAGATGGGCTCCAAGCCGGTGCGCCGTGAGGGGCAGCGCGAGGGCCGTTGGGTGCTCATCGACTTCTCCGACATCGTCGTTCACGTCCAGCACGACGAGGAGCGCTCGTTCTACGAGCTCGAGCGGCTCTGGAAGGACTGCCCGAGCATCGACCTCGGCGTCGTCGGCACCGAGCAGGGCGGTCGGTGA
- a CDS encoding histidine phosphatase family protein, with translation MSPAPARGGRRRLIVLRHGETGHNAAGIWQGQLDVPLSDVGVAQADAAGPAVAALSPSRIVTSDLSRARRTAQSVGRATGIRVEVDARFREIHAGAWQGLTAQEVAQGWPELRAAALRGEDVRRGDDGETMGDVLARVGEALDELLSDLPAGECAVVSTHGAAARAVASWVLDLDLAVAWRLLGGLGNCHWGELREGRHGWMLHTWNASSGVPSQAGSSPP, from the coding sequence GTGAGCCCAGCGCCTGCACGCGGCGGCAGGCGGCGCCTGATCGTCCTTCGCCACGGCGAGACCGGGCACAACGCGGCCGGCATCTGGCAGGGGCAGCTCGACGTGCCGTTGTCCGACGTCGGTGTTGCCCAGGCGGATGCCGCTGGGCCGGCTGTCGCGGCCCTGTCGCCGTCGCGCATCGTCACCTCCGACCTCTCCCGTGCCCGGCGCACGGCGCAGAGCGTGGGCCGGGCGACCGGCATCCGGGTCGAGGTCGATGCGCGGTTCCGGGAGATCCACGCGGGGGCGTGGCAGGGGTTGACGGCGCAGGAGGTCGCGCAGGGCTGGCCCGAGCTGCGGGCGGCTGCGCTGCGCGGTGAGGACGTGCGCCGCGGGGACGACGGCGAGACGATGGGGGACGTGCTGGCCCGGGTCGGGGAGGCCCTGGACGAGCTGCTCTCGGACCTGCCGGCGGGGGAGTGCGCCGTGGTGTCCACGCACGGGGCGGCTGCGCGGGCGGTGGCGTCGTGGGTGCTCGATCTCGACCTCGCGGTGGCCTGGCGCCTGCTCGGCGGGCTCGGCAACTGCCACTGGGGTGAGCTGCGTGAGGGGCGGCACGGGTGGATGCTGCACACGTGGAACGCGTCGTCCGGGGTGCCGTCGCAGGCCGGTTCGTCGCCTCCCTGA
- the pdxY gene encoding pyridoxal kinase PdxY, producing the protein MTTILSIQSSVAYGHVGNSAAVFPLQRLGVEVWPVHTVHFSNHTGYGAWRGPLMAPEDVREVITGIEERGALPEVDAVLSGYQGGEQIGDVILDAVARTKAANPSAIYACDPVMGNAASGCFVHPAIPVLLREKVVPQADLITPNQFELGFLTDTEPGDLDSTLESVERARAMGPGTVLVTSVLRPDRPEGTIEMLAVHGDGAWIVQTPQLPMKANGSGDVTAALFTAHLLESGDAGVALGRTVSSVFDLLTRTHESGRRELQLVQSQDEIANPRRQFEVRQLR; encoded by the coding sequence GTGACCACGATCCTGTCCATCCAGTCCTCGGTGGCGTACGGCCACGTCGGCAACTCAGCCGCAGTCTTTCCGCTCCAGCGCCTCGGTGTCGAGGTGTGGCCCGTGCACACGGTGCACTTCTCCAACCACACCGGGTACGGCGCGTGGCGCGGCCCCCTCATGGCACCCGAGGACGTCCGCGAGGTCATCACCGGCATCGAGGAGCGCGGCGCCCTGCCCGAGGTCGACGCGGTGCTCTCCGGCTACCAGGGGGGCGAGCAGATCGGGGACGTCATCCTCGACGCGGTCGCCCGCACCAAGGCCGCCAACCCGAGCGCGATCTACGCCTGCGACCCCGTCATGGGCAACGCGGCATCCGGCTGCTTCGTGCACCCGGCGATCCCCGTGCTGCTGCGCGAGAAGGTCGTGCCGCAGGCCGACCTCATCACGCCGAACCAGTTCGAGCTCGGCTTCCTCACCGACACCGAGCCCGGCGACCTCGACTCGACCCTGGAGTCGGTCGAGCGGGCGCGGGCCATGGGGCCGGGCACCGTGCTCGTCACGAGCGTGCTGCGCCCCGACCGCCCCGAGGGCACCATCGAGATGCTGGCCGTCCACGGCGACGGCGCCTGGATCGTGCAGACCCCGCAGCTGCCGATGAAGGCCAACGGGTCGGGTGACGTCACGGCCGCGCTGTTCACCGCGCACCTGCTGGAGAGCGGGGATGCCGGGGTCGCGCTCGGGCGCACCGTGTCCAGTGTGTTCGACCTCCTCACCCGCACGCACGAGTCCGGCCGTCGGGAGCTTCAGCTCGTGCAGAGCCAGGACGAGATCGCCAACCCGCGGAGGCAGTTCGAGGTCCGTCAGCTCCGCTGA
- the rplU gene encoding 50S ribosomal protein L21, which yields MYAIVRAGGRQEKVSVGDVLLIDKIGQAGDEIQLQPLLVVDGGTVTSDASKLAKVKVTAEVVKAAKGPKITILKYKNKTGYRKRQGHRQPLTQVKITGIDA from the coding sequence GTGTACGCGATTGTGCGCGCAGGTGGTCGCCAGGAGAAGGTTTCCGTCGGCGATGTCCTGCTCATCGACAAGATCGGCCAGGCCGGCGACGAGATCCAGCTGCAGCCGCTGCTGGTCGTCGACGGTGGCACCGTGACCAGTGACGCGAGCAAGCTCGCCAAGGTCAAGGTCACCGCCGAGGTGGTCAAGGCGGCCAAGGGCCCCAAGATCACGATCCTGAAGTACAAGAACAAGACCGGGTACCGCAAGCGCCAGGGTCACCGCCAGCCGCTCACCCAGGTCAAGATCACCGGCATCGACGCCTGA
- the proB gene encoding glutamate 5-kinase — translation MPDTAARLRRTVGAGQRLVVKVGSSSLTSADGGHLDHGALSALVDVLATRRAQGRQVVLVSSGAIAAGIGPLGLSRRPTDLATQQAAASVGQGALVAAYQAAFSAHGLTVGQVLLTADDVTRRAHYTNARRTLERLLELGIVPIVNENDTVATQEIRFGDNDRLAALVADLVGADALVLLTDVDSLYDGPPSQGGSRRVPLVETVADLDAVRIGGTGSSVGSGGMVTKVEAAGIAGGAGIPTLLTRLADVSGALAGEDRGTVFAPAAATRASRKRWLAHATTARGRLVLDAGAVAAVTDRRKSLLPAGITGVEGGFAAGDPVDVCAPDGTVIARGLVNYAASELPRLLGKSTRDLARDLGPAYEREVIHRDDLVVL, via the coding sequence ATGCCGGACACCGCCGCTCGCTTGCGGCGCACCGTGGGTGCGGGGCAGCGCCTCGTGGTCAAGGTCGGGTCGTCGTCGCTGACCAGCGCCGACGGCGGTCACCTCGACCACGGCGCCCTCTCGGCGCTGGTCGACGTCCTGGCGACGCGCCGGGCGCAGGGGCGTCAGGTCGTGCTCGTGTCGTCGGGCGCCATCGCGGCCGGCATCGGCCCGCTCGGGCTCTCCCGCCGACCCACGGACCTCGCGACGCAGCAGGCGGCTGCGTCGGTCGGCCAGGGGGCCCTCGTGGCGGCCTACCAGGCGGCGTTCTCCGCCCACGGGCTCACGGTCGGGCAGGTGCTGCTCACCGCGGACGACGTGACCCGGCGGGCGCACTACACCAATGCCCGGCGCACCCTCGAGCGCCTGCTCGAGCTCGGGATCGTGCCGATCGTCAACGAGAACGACACGGTGGCGACCCAGGAGATCCGCTTCGGCGACAACGACCGGCTCGCCGCCCTGGTGGCCGACCTCGTCGGGGCCGACGCGCTCGTGCTGCTCACCGACGTCGACTCGCTCTACGACGGCCCGCCGTCGCAGGGGGGCTCTCGTCGGGTCCCGCTCGTCGAGACCGTGGCCGACCTCGACGCCGTGCGCATCGGCGGCACCGGCTCCTCGGTCGGCAGCGGCGGCATGGTGACCAAGGTGGAGGCGGCCGGCATCGCCGGTGGGGCCGGCATCCCGACGTTGTTGACCCGGCTGGCCGACGTCTCAGGCGCGCTCGCCGGGGAGGACCGGGGCACCGTCTTCGCCCCGGCCGCCGCGACCCGCGCCTCCCGCAAGCGCTGGCTCGCCCACGCCACGACGGCCCGCGGTCGGCTCGTGCTCGACGCAGGCGCCGTGGCCGCGGTGACCGACCGCCGCAAGTCCCTGCTGCCTGCGGGTATCACCGGCGTCGAGGGCGGGTTCGCTGCGGGGGACCCGGTCGACGTGTGCGCCCCCGACGGCACGGTGATCGCGCGCGGCCTGGTCAACTACGCGGCATCCGAACTGCCCCGCCTGCTCGGGAAGTCGACGCGCGACCTGGCCCGCGACCTGGGGCCGGCGTACGAGCGAGAGGTCATCCACCGCGACGACCTCGTCGTCCTCTGA
- the nadD gene encoding nicotinate-nucleotide adenylyltransferase, producing the protein MRLGVMGGTFDPIHHGHLVAASEAQSLFGLDEVVFVPTGEPWQKQGRDVAPAEHRYLMTVVATASNPRFTVSRVDIDRDGPTYTIDTLRDLHAQRPDDELFFITGADALAQILSWKDSDELFDLARFIGVTRPGYELSESGLPADRVDLQEVPAMAISSTDCRERVARGEPVWYLVPDGVVQYISKHHLYSSPTATPSSAPSPHASPGAP; encoded by the coding sequence ATGCGGCTCGGGGTGATGGGCGGCACCTTCGACCCCATCCACCACGGGCACCTCGTCGCCGCCTCGGAGGCCCAGTCGCTGTTCGGCCTCGACGAGGTCGTCTTCGTCCCCACGGGTGAGCCCTGGCAGAAGCAGGGCCGCGACGTCGCCCCCGCCGAACACCGCTACCTCATGACGGTGGTGGCCACGGCATCCAACCCGCGCTTCACCGTCTCGCGCGTCGACATCGACCGTGACGGCCCGACGTACACCATCGACACCCTGCGTGACCTGCACGCGCAACGGCCTGACGACGAGCTGTTCTTCATCACCGGCGCCGACGCGTTGGCGCAGATCCTGTCGTGGAAGGACTCCGACGAGCTGTTCGACCTCGCCCGCTTCATCGGGGTGACCCGCCCCGGCTACGAGCTGTCCGAGTCCGGACTGCCCGCCGACCGGGTCGACCTCCAGGAGGTGCCGGCCATGGCCATCAGCTCGACCGACTGCCGAGAGCGGGTGGCCCGCGGGGAGCCGGTCTGGTACCTCGTGCCCGACGGCGTCGTGCAGTACATCTCCAAGCACCACCTCTACTCATCACCCACAGCCACCCCATCCTCAGCACCATCACCTCACGCCTCACCGGGAGCACCATGA
- a CDS encoding glycosyltransferase family 2 protein, with product MPETVEGARSPVELSVVIPVYNEEAVLPLLVDRLRPLADSWGVSYEVLCVDDGSSDATPVLLQRLRREWPQVRVVRLRANAGHQAAISAGLARARGDWVATIDADLQDPPEAIGEMLAVARAEGVDVVYGVRGDRASDTAFKRLSARAFYRSIRALSAVDAPVDAGDFRLMSRATVDAVNALPEHHRVLRLVVPALGFPSASVSYTRAARAAGESKYPLGKMIRLSVDSLTGFSIAPLRFATWLGLLGGVAALGVLVYAVIAMLLGNTLPGWTSTVVIVAAVGAVQLLALGILGEYVGRMYAMLQGRPSYYVAHDSLVDSSARARH from the coding sequence ATGCCGGAGACTGTCGAGGGAGCGCGCTCGCCCGTCGAGCTCAGTGTCGTGATCCCGGTGTACAACGAGGAGGCGGTGCTCCCGCTTCTCGTCGACCGGCTGCGACCGCTGGCCGACTCGTGGGGGGTCAGCTACGAGGTGCTGTGCGTCGACGACGGCTCGAGCGACGCCACCCCCGTTCTCCTGCAACGACTTCGGCGTGAGTGGCCGCAGGTTCGCGTGGTCCGGCTGCGGGCGAACGCCGGCCACCAGGCGGCCATCTCGGCCGGACTGGCGCGCGCTCGTGGTGACTGGGTCGCCACCATCGACGCCGATCTCCAGGATCCTCCCGAGGCCATCGGCGAGATGCTCGCCGTCGCCCGCGCCGAGGGTGTCGACGTGGTCTACGGCGTGCGGGGCGACCGCGCGAGCGACACCGCCTTCAAGCGCCTGTCCGCCCGGGCGTTCTACCGCTCGATCCGGGCGTTGTCGGCGGTCGACGCCCCGGTGGATGCCGGCGACTTCCGGCTCATGTCCCGCGCCACGGTGGATGCCGTGAACGCCCTTCCCGAACACCACCGGGTGCTGCGCCTCGTCGTCCCGGCCCTGGGGTTCCCGAGCGCGTCGGTGTCCTACACCCGGGCAGCCCGCGCGGCCGGGGAGTCGAAGTACCCGCTGGGCAAGATGATCCGCCTTTCCGTGGACAGCCTCACGGGCTTCTCGATCGCCCCGCTGCGGTTCGCCACCTGGCTCGGGCTGCTCGGCGGGGTCGCCGCCCTGGGGGTGCTCGTGTATGCCGTCATCGCCATGCTGCTCGGCAACACCCTGCCCGGATGGACCTCGACCGTGGTCATCGTCGCCGCCGTCGGGGCGGTGCAGCTGCTGGCACTCGGGATCCTCGGCGAGTACGTCGGGCGGATGTACGCCATGCTCCAGGGCAGGCCGTCGTACTACGTCGCGCACGACTCGCTGGTGGACTCATCAGCCCGGGCGCGACACTGA
- the obgE gene encoding GTPase ObgE — protein sequence MTTFVDRVVLHVAAGNGGHGVASVKREKFKPLGGPDGGNGGRGGSVILAVDPQATTLLDYHHTPHRKAANGKPGAGDERNGGDGADLVLTVPEGTVVKDANGTVLADLVGHDTTFVVARGGRGGLGNKALASPRRKAPGFALLGEPGETADIVLELKSLADVALIGFPSAGKSSLVSVVSAARPKIADYPFTTLVPNLGVVTAGSMRYTIADVPGLIPGASEGKGLGLEFLRHVERCSVLVHVVDCATLEPGRDPMTDLEVIEAELAAYVTDDTLGGRPLSDRTRIIVLNKADVPEARDLAEMVKPMLEERGLEVHIISAVAHTGLKELTFALARHVNEARAEVLARVPDRPRVIIRPTAVDDAGFHVRRENTPDGELFRVIGERPTRWVRQTDFSNDEAVGYLADRLNRLGVEDALLKAGAVSGSTVLVGPEDNAVVFDWEPTMSAGAELLTGPRGTDVRFENEGRKTRTQKREEFHARKDAQTVARDELATERRAGHWASVTDED from the coding sequence ATGACGACCTTCGTCGATCGCGTCGTGCTGCACGTCGCTGCAGGAAACGGCGGCCACGGCGTCGCATCGGTCAAGCGTGAGAAGTTCAAGCCGCTCGGTGGCCCCGACGGCGGCAACGGCGGGCGCGGTGGCTCGGTCATCCTCGCCGTCGACCCGCAGGCCACCACGCTGCTCGACTACCACCACACGCCGCACCGCAAGGCCGCGAACGGCAAGCCCGGCGCGGGGGACGAGCGCAACGGTGGCGACGGCGCCGACCTCGTCCTGACCGTGCCAGAGGGCACCGTCGTCAAGGACGCCAACGGCACCGTGCTGGCCGACCTGGTCGGGCACGACACCACCTTCGTCGTGGCCCGCGGCGGTCGTGGGGGGCTGGGCAACAAGGCGCTGGCCAGCCCGCGGCGCAAGGCTCCCGGCTTCGCGCTGCTCGGTGAGCCGGGCGAGACCGCCGACATCGTGCTCGAGCTGAAGTCGCTTGCCGACGTCGCGCTCATCGGGTTCCCGAGTGCCGGCAAGTCCTCGCTGGTCTCCGTCGTGTCGGCTGCCCGGCCGAAGATCGCCGACTACCCGTTCACGACACTCGTGCCGAACCTCGGCGTTGTCACCGCCGGGTCGATGCGCTACACCATCGCCGACGTGCCCGGGCTCATCCCCGGCGCGAGCGAGGGCAAGGGTCTTGGGCTGGAGTTCCTGCGCCACGTCGAGCGCTGCTCGGTGCTCGTGCACGTCGTCGACTGCGCCACGCTGGAGCCCGGCCGTGACCCGATGACCGACCTCGAGGTCATCGAGGCCGAGCTCGCCGCGTACGTCACCGACGACACCCTCGGGGGTCGCCCGCTGTCCGACCGCACCCGGATCATCGTGCTCAACAAGGCCGACGTGCCCGAGGCGCGCGACCTGGCCGAGATGGTCAAGCCGATGCTCGAGGAGCGCGGCCTCGAGGTGCACATCATCTCCGCCGTGGCGCACACCGGCCTCAAGGAGCTGACCTTCGCCCTGGCGCGCCACGTCAACGAGGCCCGCGCCGAGGTCCTCGCCCGGGTGCCAGACCGTCCGCGCGTCATCATCCGCCCGACCGCGGTCGACGACGCCGGCTTCCACGTGCGCCGCGAGAACACCCCCGACGGTGAGCTCTTCCGCGTCATCGGTGAGCGCCCCACCCGCTGGGTGCGCCAGACCGACTTCTCCAACGACGAGGCCGTGGGCTACCTCGCGGACCGGCTCAACCGCCTCGGTGTCGAGGACGCCCTGCTCAAGGCCGGCGCAGTCTCCGGCTCGACGGTGCTCGTCGGCCCGGAGGACAACGCGGTCGTCTTCGACTGGGAGCCCACGATGTCCGCCGGTGCCGAGCTGCTCACCGGCCCCCGCGGCACCGACGTGCGCTTCGAGAACGAGGGCCGCAAGACCCGCACCCAGAAGCGCGAGGAGTTCCACGCGCGCAAGGACGCCCAGACGGTTGCGCGTGACGAGCTCGCGACGGAGCGGCGGGCAGGGCACTGGGCCTCCGTCACCGACGAGGACTGA
- a CDS encoding glutamate-5-semialdehyde dehydrogenase, translating into MTDRTSGIDPADVEQVRVLAQAARAASRRLALLSRADKDAALRTLADALDAATDEIVAANELDLARGRENDMPQSLQDRLRLDPPRVAAVAQALRDIAALPDPVGEVVRGSTLANGLQIRQIRVPMGVIGMIYEARPNVTVDAAGLGLKSGNAVILRGGSAAAGTNRATVAVLRASLTAQGLPADAVGLLEGGHGAVRALMTARGQVDLLIPRGGAGLIQSVVTESTVPVIETGIGNCHVYVDARADLDKALAITVNSKTHRPSVCNAAESLLVHRDVAAAFLPKALSALAGEGVVLHTDADAGAQADVAGVAHDVATDEHFATEFHGLEMSVRVVDDLDQALEHIATYGSGHTEAIVTEDRGAARRFTAEVDAAAVMVNASTRFTDGGEFGFGAEIGISTQKLHARGPMALPELTTTKWVVEGDGQVRA; encoded by the coding sequence ATGACTGACCGCACCTCCGGCATCGACCCCGCCGACGTCGAGCAGGTCCGCGTGCTCGCGCAGGCCGCCCGCGCCGCCTCGCGCCGCCTGGCCCTGCTCTCGCGCGCCGACAAGGATGCCGCGCTGCGCACCCTCGCCGACGCCCTCGACGCCGCCACCGACGAGATCGTCGCCGCCAACGAGCTCGACCTCGCCCGTGGCCGCGAGAACGACATGCCGCAGAGCCTCCAGGACCGACTGCGCCTGGACCCCCCGCGCGTCGCCGCCGTCGCCCAGGCCCTGCGCGACATCGCGGCCCTGCCCGACCCGGTCGGCGAGGTCGTGCGCGGCTCGACCCTGGCCAACGGCCTGCAGATCCGCCAGATCCGGGTGCCCATGGGTGTCATCGGCATGATCTACGAGGCCCGCCCCAACGTCACCGTCGACGCGGCCGGCCTCGGCCTGAAGTCCGGCAACGCGGTCATCCTGCGTGGGGGCAGCGCCGCCGCTGGGACCAACCGCGCCACGGTCGCCGTGCTGCGCGCCTCGCTCACCGCCCAAGGCCTGCCCGCGGATGCCGTGGGCCTCCTCGAGGGTGGCCACGGCGCCGTTCGTGCCCTGATGACCGCCCGCGGCCAGGTCGACCTGCTGATCCCGCGCGGCGGAGCGGGGCTCATCCAGAGCGTCGTCACCGAGTCGACGGTGCCCGTCATCGAGACCGGCATCGGCAACTGCCACGTCTACGTCGACGCCCGCGCCGACCTCGACAAGGCGCTCGCGATCACCGTCAACTCCAAGACCCACCGCCCCAGCGTGTGCAACGCCGCCGAGTCGCTGCTCGTGCACCGCGACGTCGCCGCCGCGTTCCTGCCCAAGGCCCTGTCAGCGCTCGCGGGGGAGGGCGTCGTCCTGCACACCGATGCGGATGCCGGTGCACAGGCCGACGTCGCGGGCGTCGCCCACGACGTGGCCACCGACGAGCACTTCGCCACCGAGTTCCACGGGCTCGAGATGTCGGTGCGGGTCGTCGACGACCTCGACCAGGCCCTTGAGCACATCGCCACCTACGGGTCGGGCCACACCGAGGCCATCGTCACCGAGGACCGCGGAGCCGCCCGCCGCTTCACCGCCGAGGTCGACGCAGCCGCCGTCATGGTCAACGCGAGCACCCGGTTCACCGACGGTGGTGAGTTCGGCTTCGGTGCCGAGATCGGCATCTCGACCCAGAAGCTGCACGCGCGCGGGCCGATGGCACTGCCCGAGCTGACGACCACCAAGTGGGTCGTCGAGGGCGACGGTCAGGTCCGCGCCTGA
- the rpmA gene encoding 50S ribosomal protein L27, producing MAHKKGASSTRNGRDSNAQYLGVKRFGGQTVKAGEILVRQRGTHFHPGDGVGRGGDDTLFALVAGAVKFGSKRGRKTVNIIEPESVSAQ from the coding sequence ATGGCACACAAGAAGGGTGCGTCCTCGACCCGCAACGGTCGTGACAGCAACGCCCAGTACCTCGGCGTGAAGCGCTTCGGCGGTCAGACCGTCAAGGCCGGCGAGATCCTCGTCCGCCAGCGCGGCACGCACTTCCACCCCGGCGACGGCGTCGGCCGTGGCGGCGACGACACGCTGTTCGCGCTCGTCGCGGGTGCGGTCAAGTTCGGCAGCAAGCGCGGCCGCAAGACCGTCAACATCATCGAGCCGGAGTCCGTCTCCGCCCAGTGA